One Pseudomonadota bacterium DNA window includes the following coding sequences:
- a CDS encoding RNA methyltransferase translates to MSRVRVVLVRPTHPGNIGACARAMKTMGLTRLCLVAPSRFPSAEATAMAAGADDVLYHAGVHASVPEALAGSGLVVGTSARRRGIAWPEAGPRAAAAQVLDAARHGEVALVFGPEHSGLANTELESCQLMVRIPTAPDFSSLNLAAAVQIVAYEVRQAALDGGPRSHRPEARSATAEELGQLYAHLEETLVAVGFLDRAKPGRLLHRLKRLFNRARLDQKELNILRGFLAAVQRRERESG, encoded by the coding sequence TTGTCGAGGGTGCGGGTCGTCCTGGTCCGGCCGACCCACCCCGGCAACATCGGGGCGTGTGCCCGGGCGATGAAGACCATGGGCCTCACGCGCCTGTGCCTGGTCGCCCCGAGCCGCTTCCCCTCGGCCGAGGCCACGGCCATGGCCGCGGGTGCCGACGATGTTTTATATCATGCCGGCGTGCATGCGTCTGTGCCCGAGGCCCTCGCGGGTTCCGGCCTGGTCGTCGGCACGAGCGCCCGGCGGCGCGGCATTGCCTGGCCCGAGGCCGGCCCGCGCGCGGCGGCGGCACAGGTCCTCGACGCCGCCCGGCACGGGGAGGTGGCCCTAGTGTTCGGCCCGGAGCATTCCGGGCTCGCCAATACCGAGCTCGAGAGCTGCCAGCTCATGGTGCGTATCCCTACGGCGCCGGATTTCAGCTCGCTGAATCTCGCGGCCGCGGTCCAGATCGTGGCCTACGAGGTCCGGCAGGCCGCCCTGGACGGGGGGCCGAGGAGCCACCGGCCGGAGGCGCGTTCCGCCACCGCCGAGGAGCTCGGGCAGCTCTACGCCCATCTGGAAGAGACCCTGGTGGCGGTCGGGTTCCTGGACCGGGCGAAGCCGGGCCGGCTGTTGCACCGTCTGAAACGCCTGTTCAACCGCGCCCGCCTCGACCAGAAGGAACTGAACATCCTGCGCGGCTTCCTCGCCGCCGTTCAGAGGCGGGAAAGGGAGTCAGGTTAA
- a CDS encoding inositol monophosphatase — protein MHPMLNIAVRAARRGGDIIVRHVDRVQGLKIDTKSRHDYVSEVDRLVEAAIIDTLRKAYPTHGILAEESGLEGPEDCLWVIDPLDGTTNFLHGFPQFAVSIAFKRKGVLEQAVVYDPLRGELFTATRGEGAMLNDRRIRVSNRAGLDGALIGTGFPFRGLERLDAYLAALKAVIPLSAGIRRAGAAALDLAYVASGRLDGFWEIGLKEWDMAAGALLILEAGGLVSDDFDRYDYLTSGNIVAGSPRVHRDLLKTLDPFRLSGPLP, from the coding sequence ATGCACCCGATGCTCAACATCGCCGTCCGTGCCGCGCGCCGCGGGGGGGACATTATCGTGAGGCACGTCGATCGCGTGCAAGGGCTGAAGATCGACACCAAGAGCCGCCACGACTATGTGAGCGAGGTGGACAGGCTGGTCGAGGCGGCCATCATCGACACCCTGCGCAAGGCCTACCCGACCCACGGCATCCTCGCCGAGGAGAGCGGCCTTGAGGGTCCGGAAGACTGCCTGTGGGTCATCGACCCGCTCGACGGGACTACCAACTTCCTGCACGGCTTTCCGCAGTTCGCGGTGTCCATCGCCTTCAAGCGCAAGGGCGTCTTGGAGCAGGCGGTGGTCTATGATCCCTTGCGCGGGGAGCTTTTCACCGCCACCCGCGGCGAGGGCGCCATGCTCAACGACCGCCGGATCCGGGTGAGCAACCGCGCCGGCCTCGACGGCGCCCTCATCGGCACCGGTTTCCCGTTTCGCGGCCTGGAGCGCCTGGACGCCTACCTCGCGGCCCTCAAGGCCGTGATCCCCTTGAGCGCGGGGATCCGGCGGGCCGGCGCCGCGGCCCTGGACCTGGCCTATGTGGCCTCCGGGAGGCTCGATGGGTTCTGGGAGATCGGACTCAAGGAATGGGACATGGCGGCGGGCGCGCTCCTGATCCTGGAGGCCGGTGGCCTCGTCAGCGACGACTTCGACCGCTACGACTATCTCACGAGCGGCAACATCGTCGCGGGCAGCCCCCGGGTCCACCGCGACCTCTTGAAGACCCTCGATCCCTTCCGGCTTTCCGGCCCTCTCCCCTAG
- a CDS encoding TRZ/ATZ family hydrolase, with protein sequence MTTPIDLLLHARWVIPVEPEGAVYPDHALAVHGGRIVDVLPSARAAARYRAREAQLLDRHALIPGLVNAHVHAPMVLFRGLADDLALMDWLEHHIWPAERRFVDPEFVRDGMRHAIAEMIAGGTTCFNDMFFFPDQGAVVAAEVGVRITVGLIIIEFPTPWAQDTDEYFSKGTAVYDAYRGHPLVRTAFAPHAPYTVSDDTLQRVSALAEELDVPIQMHVHETAREVDEALAASGERPLVRLKRLGLLSPRLQAVHMTALDARDIALVAEHGVHVIHCPSSNLKLASGFCPVHALQAAGVNVALGTDGAASNNRLDLLNEMRTAALLAKAQAGEARAVPAARALHMATLAGARALGMEDLTGSLVPGKGADLVAIDLGGIDTEPVYDPISQIVYAAGRECVTDVWVAGRRLLAARGFTTLDAEAILGQSRAWRARIAAEGVGSGTRGAG encoded by the coding sequence ATGACCACGCCCATCGACCTCCTCCTGCACGCCCGTTGGGTCATCCCCGTCGAGCCCGAGGGCGCGGTCTACCCCGACCATGCGCTCGCGGTCCATGGCGGCCGGATCGTGGACGTCCTGCCGAGCGCACGGGCCGCGGCGCGCTATCGCGCCCGCGAGGCACAGCTCCTGGATCGCCATGCCCTGATCCCGGGGCTGGTGAATGCCCATGTCCACGCCCCTATGGTCCTGTTCCGCGGGCTGGCCGACGATCTGGCGCTCATGGACTGGCTCGAGCATCACATCTGGCCTGCCGAGCGCCGGTTCGTAGATCCGGAGTTCGTGCGCGACGGGATGCGGCATGCGATCGCGGAGATGATCGCAGGGGGCACGACTTGTTTCAACGACATGTTCTTCTTCCCCGACCAGGGTGCGGTGGTGGCGGCGGAGGTCGGCGTGCGGATCACGGTCGGGCTCATCATCATCGAGTTCCCGACCCCTTGGGCGCAAGACACCGACGAATACTTCAGCAAGGGCACGGCGGTCTACGATGCCTATCGCGGCCATCCCCTGGTGCGCACGGCCTTCGCCCCGCACGCGCCCTACACGGTCTCGGACGATACATTGCAAAGGGTGTCGGCGCTCGCCGAGGAACTCGATGTCCCCATCCAGATGCACGTCCACGAGACCGCCCGTGAGGTCGATGAGGCGCTCGCGGCGAGTGGCGAGCGGCCGCTCGTGCGCCTGAAGCGGCTCGGACTCCTGTCGCCCCGCCTACAAGCGGTGCACATGACCGCGCTCGATGCGCGCGACATCGCCCTGGTCGCCGAGCACGGCGTGCACGTGATCCACTGCCCCAGCTCGAACCTGAAGCTCGCGAGCGGCTTCTGTCCCGTGCACGCCTTGCAGGCTGCCGGGGTGAACGTGGCGCTCGGCACCGATGGCGCGGCCAGCAACAACCGCCTGGACCTGTTGAACGAGATGCGTACCGCGGCCTTGCTCGCCAAGGCTCAGGCGGGCGAGGCGCGTGCCGTCCCGGCAGCGCGGGCCCTGCACATGGCTACCCTGGCCGGCGCCCGGGCGCTGGGGATGGAGGACCTCACCGGCTCGCTCGTGCCGGGCAAGGGCGCCGATCTGGTGGCCATCGATCTCGGCGGCATCGATACCGAGCCGGTCTACGACCCCATCTCCCAGATCGTCTATGCCGCCGGGCGGGAGTGCGTGACCGATGTGTGGGTCGCCGGGCGGCGGTTGCTCGCGGCGCGGGGCTTCACGACGCTCGATGCAGAGGCCATCCTAGGCCAGAGCCGCGCCTGGCGCGCGCGCATCGCCGCCGAGGGCGTGGGATCGGGGACGAGGGGAGCGGGCTAG
- the mtnA gene encoding S-methyl-5-thioribose-1-phosphate isomerase — MIANRHETVPDRVRALLWRDGGLGLLDQRLLPQRLEYLWLSHPAEIADAIRRMVVRGAPAIGIAAAYGVVLAARAAYARRGERWREDLGTDLDALRAARPTAVNLGWALRRMEAQCGRQSGDPEPGLLAQAQAIHAEDIAANRRMGELGAAFLGRGSRAMTHCNAGSLATGGFGTALGVIRSAWAGRALTKVYAAETRPWLQGARLTAWELREDGVPATLLADGAAADLMRRGLIDWVIVGADRIAANGDVANKIGTYALALAARAHGVRFMVAAPVSTIDLETPDGGAIPIEERPAEELLALGGQRVAPEGIDVWNPVFDVTPAALIDVLVTERGALEAPGPLGIAELCQAA; from the coding sequence ATGATCGCCAACCGACACGAGACGGTACCCGACCGGGTACGGGCACTGCTTTGGCGCGACGGGGGGCTCGGGCTCCTCGATCAGCGCCTCTTGCCCCAGCGCCTCGAGTACCTGTGGCTGTCGCATCCCGCCGAGATCGCGGACGCGATCCGCCGGATGGTCGTGCGCGGGGCGCCGGCCATTGGCATCGCCGCCGCCTACGGCGTCGTGCTCGCCGCGCGCGCCGCCTATGCCCGGAGGGGAGAGCGCTGGCGAGAGGACCTCGGCACCGATCTGGACGCGTTGCGCGCGGCTCGGCCCACGGCCGTGAACCTCGGCTGGGCCCTCCGGCGCATGGAGGCGCAGTGCGGGAGGCAGAGCGGCGATCCGGAACCGGGCCTGCTCGCCCAGGCGCAAGCGATCCACGCCGAGGACATCGCCGCCAACCGGCGCATGGGCGAGCTGGGTGCCGCGTTCCTCGGGAGAGGCTCGCGCGCCATGACCCATTGCAACGCCGGCTCGCTCGCGACCGGGGGTTTCGGCACGGCCCTCGGGGTAATCCGCAGCGCCTGGGCAGGCAGGGCGCTGACCAAGGTCTATGCCGCCGAGACCCGACCGTGGTTGCAGGGGGCGCGACTCACCGCTTGGGAATTGCGTGAGGACGGCGTGCCGGCGACCCTCCTCGCGGACGGCGCGGCGGCCGATCTCATGCGCCGGGGGCTCATCGATTGGGTGATCGTCGGGGCCGACCGGATCGCGGCCAACGGCGATGTCGCCAACAAGATCGGGACCTATGCCCTGGCGCTCGCCGCCCGCGCCCATGGGGTACGGTTCATGGTCGCGGCCCCGGTCTCGACCATCGACCTCGAAACCCCCGACGGCGGCGCCATCCCCATCGAGGAACGCCCGGCCGAGGAACTGCTGGCTTTGGGCGGACAACGGGTGGCGCCCGAGGGCATCGATGTCTGGAACCCGGTCTTCGACGTCACCCCCGCAGCACTCATCGATGTGCTCGTGACCGAGCGGGGCGCGCTCGAAGCGCCGGGCCCGCTTGGCATCGCGGAGCTCTGCCAAGCCGCGTGA
- a CDS encoding ACT domain-containing protein, whose amino-acid sequence MRQPRAARRGRPDRLIDVAWGLHRGRCYRAEIMVDADDRRGLLRDVSGAVTGEHIDILAVNTLSDRNTETARMTFVVEIESADQFDRAIRRITPVPGRAPRLTEALSRYASRGSCLIW is encoded by the coding sequence GTGCGCCAACCTCGGGCGGCTCGCCGAGGCCGTCCCGACCGGCTCATCGACGTCGCCTGGGGTCTGCACCGCGGCCGGTGCTACCGCGCCGAGATCATGGTGGACGCCGACGACCGGCGCGGCCTCCTGCGCGATGTCTCGGGTGCCGTCACGGGTGAGCACATCGACATCCTGGCCGTCAACACCCTCTCCGACCGCAACACCGAGACTGCCCGCATGACCTTCGTGGTCGAGATCGAAAGCGCCGACCAATTCGATCGCGCCATCCGCCGCATCACCCCCGTCCCCGGCCGTGCTCCGCGCCTCACGGAAGCGCTGAGTCGTTACGCGAGCCGGGGCTCGTGCTTGATTTGGTAG
- a CDS encoding PRC-barrel domain-containing protein has protein sequence MHTKSTSSPGQEGVDIVGARDFSSGPGPEIMAADTLEGDTVVNRQGETLGEIKHIMIDVPRGRVAYAVLSFGGILGVGDKLFAIPWSAFTLDAGNHNFILDVPEQRLRDAPGFDKDHWPAMADERWANQVHSYYHARPYWGQ, from the coding sequence ATGCACACCAAATCGACTAGCTCACCCGGCCAGGAAGGCGTAGACATCGTAGGTGCACGGGACTTTAGTTCAGGGCCTGGTCCGGAGATCATGGCCGCGGATACCCTAGAGGGCGATACCGTCGTCAACAGGCAGGGCGAGACGCTCGGCGAAATCAAGCATATCATGATCGACGTACCGCGAGGGCGCGTGGCTTATGCTGTGCTGTCCTTCGGTGGGATCCTTGGGGTCGGAGATAAGCTATTTGCGATTCCCTGGAGCGCTTTTACGCTCGATGCGGGTAATCATAACTTTATCCTCGATGTTCCCGAGCAGCGGTTGAGGGATGCACCTGGATTCGACAAAGACCATTGGCCTGCGATGGCCGACGAACGCTGGGCGAACCAGGTTCATTCCTATTACCATGCTCGCCCGTACTGGGGGCAGTAA
- a CDS encoding BON domain-containing protein, with amino-acid sequence MCAKRWVLLSLCLLLAPASHAAGESKAAGEGQATETSADKALVTRIQDALRKDPGLGDATNLSVAAREGEVTLSGSIANTAEAERAIRIARGVEGVQRVEDKLVRESKADVPATPHQSTVIDAPVDNNAETDTPRAK; translated from the coding sequence ATGTGTGCGAAAAGATGGGTGCTTTTATCCCTGTGTTTGCTGCTCGCGCCGGCGAGCCACGCTGCAGGCGAGAGCAAGGCCGCCGGCGAGGGCCAAGCGACCGAAACGAGCGCGGACAAAGCCCTCGTGACCCGCATCCAGGACGCACTGCGTAAGGACCCGGGGCTCGGGGACGCGACGAACCTTTCGGTCGCTGCCAGGGAGGGTGAAGTTACGCTAAGCGGATCGATCGCGAATACGGCCGAGGCGGAACGAGCGATTCGAATTGCGCGCGGTGTTGAAGGGGTGCAGCGGGTAGAGGACAAGCTGGTGCGCGAGAGTAAGGCCGATGTGCCTGCGACCCCCCATCAGTCCACCGTCATCGATGCCCCGGTGGACAATAACGCCGAGACCGACACGCCACGCGCAAAGTAG
- a CDS encoding peroxidase: METRTIGSRKKSEYLDMTQQLDLPDIQGNIIRAYGRFGFPKARFFFLRIDDGDRGRAFVGTITKRVTTSVSWGPPPKGVVPKPKAPINIAFTYNGLKALGLARASLAGFPQEFVMGMKERKAILGDDGPSDPEHWDKIWAKDVHVAISINAQTPENGQPLEYVEESYQWVMSQIDVSDGGVVLLTGHRGDDGQEDLPFQDASALYENGEPCAKEHFGYTDGIGDPVFEGQITEEYRVAGRGKLTREGGWARLETGEFLLGHPDEAREYPPAPAPILLARNGTFMVYRKLHQNVASFERLLDAHAESFPGGRELLAAKLSGRWRDNGAPVINTPDAASKAAWDQRFAAADERTQDMMLADFRFDLMGYNCPIGAHIRRINPRGSLEFGQDGAFDTPGALDDRRRILRRGLPYGVVRDRSRDDGNHGVIFMALNTSIERQFEFLQQQWINYANDSKEGSDKDVLLGNHNADCPSKMVIHADPKSGQPPYFVNKIPRLVETRGGDYFFIPSRTALRMIAKGSVDPT; the protein is encoded by the coding sequence ATGGAGACCCGGACAATCGGATCCCGAAAAAAAAGCGAGTACCTCGACATGACCCAGCAACTAGACCTGCCCGATATACAAGGCAACATCATCAGGGCATACGGGCGCTTCGGTTTTCCGAAGGCGCGGTTCTTTTTCCTGCGTATCGACGACGGCGACAGGGGGAGGGCCTTCGTCGGGACCATCACCAAACGGGTCACGACCTCGGTCAGCTGGGGACCGCCCCCTAAGGGGGTCGTTCCAAAGCCCAAGGCGCCTATCAACATCGCCTTTACCTATAACGGCTTGAAGGCCTTGGGGCTGGCGAGGGCCTCGTTGGCGGGGTTCCCCCAGGAATTCGTCATGGGGATGAAGGAACGCAAGGCGATCCTCGGGGACGATGGGCCGAGCGATCCGGAACATTGGGATAAGATCTGGGCCAAGGACGTGCACGTCGCGATATCGATTAACGCGCAGACGCCCGAGAACGGGCAACCGCTCGAGTATGTCGAGGAGTCCTATCAGTGGGTGATGTCCCAGATCGACGTCAGCGATGGTGGTGTCGTCCTGCTGACCGGCCATCGCGGCGATGACGGCCAGGAGGATCTCCCCTTTCAGGATGCCTCCGCACTCTACGAAAACGGTGAGCCCTGCGCGAAGGAGCACTTCGGCTATACCGATGGGATCGGAGATCCGGTATTCGAAGGCCAGATCACCGAAGAGTATCGCGTCGCCGGCCGCGGCAAGCTCACCCGAGAGGGTGGATGGGCGCGGCTCGAGACGGGCGAGTTCCTACTCGGCCATCCCGACGAGGCCCGCGAATACCCCCCGGCGCCCGCGCCGATACTGCTTGCCCGTAACGGCACCTTCATGGTGTACCGCAAGCTGCACCAGAACGTTGCTAGTTTCGAGCGACTCTTGGATGCGCACGCCGAGTCATTCCCCGGCGGCAGGGAACTGCTGGCGGCCAAGCTCTCCGGACGCTGGCGGGACAACGGCGCACCGGTCATCAATACGCCGGATGCCGCGAGCAAGGCCGCATGGGACCAGCGATTTGCCGCCGCCGACGAGCGAACACAGGATATGATGCTCGCGGATTTTCGCTTCGACCTCATGGGATACAATTGTCCCATCGGCGCGCACATCCGTCGCATCAACCCGCGCGGCTCTCTGGAGTTCGGCCAGGACGGCGCCTTTGATACGCCGGGAGCGCTGGACGATCGGCGGCGTATACTGCGCCGGGGCCTACCCTACGGTGTGGTGCGGGATCGCAGCCGGGACGATGGCAATCACGGCGTCATCTTCATGGCGTTGAACACCAGCATCGAGCGCCAATTCGAATTCCTTCAGCAGCAGTGGATCAACTATGCCAATGACTCCAAGGAAGGCAGCGACAAGGATGTGCTACTCGGGAACCATAATGCCGACTGCCCCAGCAAGATGGTGATCCACGCTGATCCGAAATCTGGCCAACCCCCGTATTTTGTCAACAAGATCCCCCGCCTCGTGGAGACCCGCGGCGGCGACTATTTCTTCATCCCGAGCAGGACCGCCCTGCGGATGATCGCCAAAGGAAGCGTCGATCCGACCTGA
- a CDS encoding alpha/beta fold hydrolase, with translation MGFGDGKEGEVHMLLFRMMLATLVLLTIGANSRAFETLEQSVCGSIKEPLVFWMWSGAAGKPNSEAASLIPNAELIVHKTKDGRLLRGYKLGSTAAGGAVIGSVLVAQGNAMLADQLLSSLTFLSQAGIETYVFDYRGYGHSEGERRLKAMVSDYQELFDRIGASTKGKRLLYGISFGGVILLNVVGSGIAFDRAVIDSTPSRVSNLGCPEKYDPVANFPMDGSRFLLVAGNQDKVVPIKNSQELIDLAKTRGSRTEVRPDYAHPFMDSDIRIHRARLDLISSFLAGTENLEAR, from the coding sequence ATGGGATTCGGAGACGGCAAGGAGGGAGAAGTTCACATGCTATTGTTTCGTATGATGCTAGCTACACTTGTTCTCTTGACAATTGGCGCTAATTCCCGCGCATTCGAAACCCTTGAACAGAGCGTTTGCGGCTCAATCAAAGAGCCGCTTGTTTTCTGGATGTGGAGCGGTGCCGCCGGTAAGCCGAATTCAGAAGCCGCTAGCCTCATTCCAAACGCGGAACTTATTGTGCATAAGACGAAGGATGGTCGTCTCTTGAGGGGTTACAAACTCGGTAGTACAGCCGCTGGAGGGGCTGTAATCGGCTCTGTGCTTGTAGCCCAAGGTAACGCGATGCTTGCAGATCAACTGCTTTCGAGTCTCACCTTCTTATCACAAGCCGGCATCGAGACATACGTCTTTGACTATCGAGGTTACGGACACTCAGAAGGAGAGCGCCGACTCAAGGCAATGGTAAGTGACTACCAAGAACTCTTCGATCGAATCGGTGCATCGACCAAGGGTAAGCGCTTACTATACGGTATTTCTTTTGGTGGCGTCATATTACTCAATGTTGTCGGATCAGGCATCGCCTTTGATCGCGCTGTTATTGATTCGACTCCCAGTCGCGTCTCGAACTTGGGGTGCCCTGAGAAATATGATCCGGTAGCCAATTTCCCAATGGACGGGTCCCGGTTTCTCTTGGTCGCTGGAAACCAAGACAAAGTCGTACCGATAAAGAATTCCCAAGAACTCATCGATCTTGCGAAGACAAGGGGGAGTCGAACCGAAGTGCGACCGGACTATGCGCATCCATTTATGGACTCGGATATCCGAATCCACCGAGCACGTCTCGACCTCATTAGCTCGTTTCTCGCAGGGACGGAAAATCTGGAGGCACGATGA
- a CDS encoding VOC family protein gives MQVIRKITPCLWFDDQAEEAVEFYTAIFRNSKIVNVARYGEAGHDVHGKPAGTVMTVAFELDGQALTALNGGPMFKFNEAISFQVNCETQEEVDYWEKLSEGGDEKAQQCGWLKDKYGASWQVVLTVLSEMMSDPDSEKSQRAKEAMLQMKKIDIDELKRAYAGTPYRLGGSR, from the coding sequence ATGCAAGTCATTCGAAAGATTACTCCCTGTTTGTGGTTTGATGATCAAGCTGAAGAGGCAGTTGAGTTTTATACCGCTATCTTTAGAAATTCAAAGATCGTAAACGTTGCTCGGTACGGAGAAGCTGGGCATGACGTCCACGGAAAACCGGCGGGAACGGTAATGACCGTGGCATTTGAACTCGATGGGCAGGCGCTTACCGCACTCAACGGCGGGCCGATGTTCAAATTCAACGAGGCCATCTCGTTCCAAGTCAATTGCGAGACGCAGGAAGAAGTGGACTACTGGGAGAAGCTATCGGAGGGCGGGGATGAAAAGGCACAGCAGTGCGGCTGGCTCAAGGATAAATATGGCGCTTCATGGCAAGTTGTTCTCACCGTTTTGTCCGAGATGATGAGTGACCCCGATTCTGAAAAATCCCAAAGAGCCAAGGAGGCAATGCTTCAAATGAAGAAGATCGACATTGATGAATTAAAGCGGGCGTATGCTGGAACACCGTATAGGCTCGGAGGAAGCCGATGA